One window from the genome of Gopherus evgoodei ecotype Sinaloan lineage chromosome 2, rGopEvg1_v1.p, whole genome shotgun sequence encodes:
- the ARHGAP25 gene encoding rho GTPase-activating protein 25 has product MSLKLPRNWDFNLKLDAAKIARSRSVMTGDPMAACNWAASPNLLERPLKIGWLKKQRSIVKNWQQRYFVLRGQQLCYYKDEEDAKPQGCLFLQGSTIKEAVSNPEEAGKFIFEIIPGVSGDQNRTGQDSYVLMANSQSEMDEWVKSIRRVVGSPSGVVFGQRLAETVAYEQKFGQHLVPLLMETCAEFIREHGMNEEGIFRLPGQDNLVKQLRDAFDAGERPSFDRDTDVHTVASLFKLYLRELPEPVVPWLQYEDFLLCGMLLNADEMKGHQELVKQLSLLPRVNYNLLSYICRFLHEIQVNSSVNKMSVDNLATVIGVNLIRPKIEDPSVIMRGTPQIQRVMTVMISDHAKLFPLSKDEPPSPPAQRNDSKKIQVPRSSVGWDAAEDPPASKANTVTHGQMRDDLDTSSPTSSGAAVRLDASLEDNDVNQSKDMLEMWKIQSRKRTQTLPNRKSFLIASSQGEKASSDKNDIFSNDFWTSSGSQFSPTSPKEHKRTLSQDLFKLLDRHRTSTYDNVPTCQAESGESTCTSPLSTASSSSKKDLLENQSPSLVPKELLGPNIGAENCGSGQENQESLRKVILGLKKEMEMQKKDYEEQIKSLQKENYEVWAKVVRLNEEIEKEKKKFVALELKLQNVERSWEDVEKRNKVLEQEIQDFVKSMSGPRDKGK; this is encoded by the exons CTCGTTCCAGGAGCGTGATGACGGGTGATCCCATGGCAGCTTGCAACTGGGCAGCCTCTCCCAACCTGCTGGAGCGGCCCCTGAAGATAGGCTGGCTGAAGAAGCAGCGCTCCATCGTCAAGAACTGGCAGCAGCGGTACTTTGTACTGAGGGGCCAGCAGTTGTGTTACTACAAGGATGAGGAAGATGCCAAGCCCCAG GGCTGCctgtttctgcagggaagcactaTCAAGGAGGCAGTCAGCAACCCAGAGGAAGCTGGGAAGTTTATCTTTGAAATCATCCCAG GGGTCTCAGGAGACCAGAATCGAACAGGACAAGACTCCTATGTACTGATGGCCAACTCCCAATCCGAGATGGATGAGTGGGTTAAGTCGATCCGAAGAGTGGTGGGATCTCCATCAGGAG TGGTATTTGGCCAGCGCTTGGCTGAGACTGTGGCGTATGAACAGAAATTTGGGCAGCACCTGGTCCCCCTCTTGATGGAGACATGTGCAGAGTTCATACGTGAACACGGCATGAATGAGGAGGGCATCTTCCGACTGCCTGGCCAGGACAACCTGGTGAAACAGCTGAGGGACGCATTTGACGCTGGGGAAAGGCCATCTTTTGACCG CGATACAGATGTACATACAGTGGCCTCTTTGTTCAAACTCTACCTGAGGGAACTCCCCGAGCCGGTTGTACCGTGGTTGCAGTATGAGGACTTCCTCCTGTGTGGAATGCTTCTGAATGCTGATGAAATGAAG GGTCATCAGGAGCTAGTGAAGCAGCTGTCTCTGCTTCCCCGAGTCAATTACAACCTCCTCAGTTATATCTGCAG GTTCCTACATGAAATACAGGTGAACTCCAGCGTCAACAAGATGAGTGTGGATAACCTGGCAACAGTGATTGGAGTGAATCTCATCAGGCCAAAGATAGAGGACCCTTCAGTTATTATGAGAG gcaccccccaaatccagagagtgATGACTGTGATGATAAGCGACCATGCCAAGCTCTTCCCTTTGTCAAAAGATGAGCCCCCTTCTCCACCTGCCCAAAGGAATGATTCCAAGAAGATCCAAGTGCCGCGCAGTTCTGTGGGCTGGGATGCTGCAGAAGATCCACCAGCGTCCAAGGCAAACACTGTAACCCATGGCCAAATG AGAGATGACCTAGATACCAGCAGTCCCACTTcctctggagctgcggtcaggctGGACGCATCCCTCGAAGATAATGATGTAAACCAATCCAAAGATATGTTGGAAATGTGGAAAATACAGTCCAGGAAAAGAACTCAGACCCTTCCTAACAGGAAATCCTTCCTAATTGCTTCCTCTCAGGGGGAGAAAGCCAGCAGCGATAAAAATGACATATTCAGCAATGACTTTTGGACATCTTCAGGAAGTCAGTTCTCTCCGACTTCCCCAAAGGAACACAAAAGAACATTGTCTCAGGATCTTTTTAAGCTGCTCGACCGTCACCGGACTTCGACCTATGACAATGTCCCTACCTGCCAGGCAGAGAGTGGGGAGAGCACTTGCACTAGCCCTctcagcacagcaagcagcagctcCAAGAAAGATTTGTTAGAAAACCAAAGCCCTAGCCTTGTGCCAAAGGAACTATTGGGTCCAAACATCGGTGCTGAGAACTGTGGCTCTGGTCAGGAGAACCAGGAGTCCCTTCGAAAGGTGATCCTAGGGctgaaaaaagaaatggaaatgcaGAAAAAGGACTATGAAGAGCAAATAAAAAG CCTCCAGAAGGAGAACTATGAAGTCTGGGCCAAAGTGGTGCGACTGAATGAAGAGATCGAGAAAGAGAAGAAGAAGTTTGTGGCGCTGGAATTGAAGCTTCAGAATGTGGAGCGCTCATGGGAAGACGTTGAGAAGAGGAACAAGGTGCTGGAGCAGGAGATCCAGGACTTTGTCAAATCCATGAGTGGTCCCAgggacaaaggaaaataa